AAAGACTTCAACCCCGAGGGCGCCGACTGGGTCGACCCGGGTTTGGGCGGCTTTCTGAAGACCGTCCCGCGCTTTGCTGATCGGGTGGAGGAGAACATCGGCAAGTACAAGGTGCCGAGCCTGCGCAATGCCGATCAGCGCCCGGCCCCGGGGTTCGTGAAGCGCTTCATGCACAATGGCGCCCAGGCGAGCCTGGAAGAAGTCACGCACTTCTATAACACCCGGGATATCAAGCCGGTGTGCGAGGAGATCGATGATCCCAAGCCCGCAGAGAATTGTTGGCCAGCGCCCGAAATCAGCGCCAATCTCAACACGGAGGAGCTGGGCGACCTGGGACTGACCGCCGAGGAAGAAGCCGCCATCGTGGCCTTCATGCGCACGCTAAACGACGGCTGGACGCCGCCGAAAGGCGCCGAACGCTAGAGTCCTAGAGTCAAACAAAAACGGGGCCCAGAGGGCCCCGTGCAAGCATGGCGCAATCCCTAGCGCACGATCACTTCCCAGCGCCCACGAACTCTGGATAGGCTTCCAGTCCGCATTCGCCGATGTCGACGCCCTCGTACTCCTCTTCCTCGCTGACGCGCAGGCCCATGGCCAGCTTGATCAGGAACCATACCAGCAGCGAGGTGGCAAACACCCAGGCCAGAATGGTGAAGAGACCGATGAACTGAGCGACGAATGACGCCTCACTGTTGGTCAGAGCCACAGCAATCAGGCCCCACATGCCAACCACGCCATGGACGGAAATGGCGCCGACCGGATCATCGATGCGAATCTTATCCATGGTGACGATGGCAAAGACCACGATCACGCCGCCAACGCCGCCGATCAGGGTCGCGGCGATCGGGCTCGGCGTGAGAGGCTCCGCGGTGATAGCGACCAGCCCCGCCAGCGCGCCGTTCAGGGCCATGGTGAGATCGGCCTTACCGAACATAATGCGCGCGGTGATCAACGCCAGCACCAGACCACCAGCCGCAGCCATGTTGGTGTTAACGAAGACTGCGGCTACCGCATTGGCCTCGCCGATGTCAGAGATTTTCAGCTCCGAACCACCGTTAAAGCCGAACCAGCCCAACCACAGGATGAAGGTGCCCAAGGTCGCCAGCGGCAAATTGGAGCCAGGAATGGCGTTAATGCTACCGTCCTTGCCGTACTTGCCTTTACGTGCACCAAGCAGGAGCACACCGGCCAGAGCCGCCGAGGCACCACACAGATGGACGATGCCTGATCCTGCGAAGTCATTGAAGCCGATGCCGTCGAGCCAGCCGCCGCCCCACTTCCAATATCCCTGCACCGGATAAATAAAGCCGGTCATGACCACCGCGAAGGCGAGAAAGGCCCAGAGCTTCATGCGCTCGGCCACAGCACCGGAGACGATTGACATGGCGGTTGCGACAAAGACAACCTGAAAGAAGAAGTCCGACATGCCGGAGTAGTAGGTCTCGCCCTCACTCGCGAGCACAGCGGCGACTTCATGGTCACCACCGAACATGAAGGTCCACTTAATGTTCGGAATGACGCCGTTACCACCGTCAGGATACATGATGCCATAGCCAATCAGCATGTACATGATGCAGCTGATGGCAAAGAGCGCGACATTCTTGGTGAGAATTTCAGCGGTATTCTTGGCGCGGACCAGCCCCGCCTCGAGCATCGCGAAGCCGGCGGCCATCCACATAACAAGCGCGCCGGAAACGAGAAAGTAAAAGGTATCCAGCGCGTAGGCGAGATGTGCAATTGGTTCTTCCACGGGTAATTCCTCCTGCAAAGGCCGCTTAAAGCGCGTCCGGACCGGTCTCGCCGGTACGGATGCGGATGACCTGATCGACCTCGAAGACAAAGATCTTGCCGTCGCCAATCTTGCCAGTACGCGCGGCATTGGAGACAGCTTCGATCACTTTGTCGACCAGTCCGTCGTCCACTGCGATTTCCACCTTGATCTTAGGCAGAAAGTCGACGACATACTCAGCGCCGCGATAGAGCTCGGTATGGCCTTTCTGGCGCCCGAAGCCCTTGACCTCGATGACGGTGATGCCAGACACGCCAATATCGGCCAGCGCCTCCCGCACGTCATCGAGCTTGAATGGTTTTATGATGGCTGTAACCAGCTTCATTGCATAAGCTCCGTAGTTTGTTTACTGCGGGAGACTACCGCTGGCAGTCACCCGCGCAATTAACCTGTCAGAAAGTCAGGATATCCGAGTGACTCAGAACTCTTTGGACCAGCCGACCCAGACCTTCGGATCCTGGTTATAAAGATCGCCCTCGTTGGTTGAATCACCATCGACTTGCTCGTAAGTCAAGTTGAAGCTGCCGAAGTCACCGGCATCTTTGCTTATGGACGCGCCCCAGTGCCAATAGTCGTAAGTGGCAGACTTTATGAACCCGTTCTCTCTGTAGAGCTCTTTGTCATTCTTGAAGTCATAGTAGCCACCGAAGACCCCGAAACTGAAATCTTGGGGAAGCGGAATATCCAGGCCGGCGCTGTAGTAGAGGTCACCGGAATCGTAGAGGGCATCCTCATTGGCCTTACCGCCCCAGGCAGTGTATTGAATTCCGGCTGATATCGCTGCTGCGCCGAAATCATAGCCAGCGGAAATGCCAATTTCCCAAAAATCAACGTCATCTGGGCTGTCAGGGTAGGCGTAGTAGATGGTGTTGATGCCCAGACTGGCGTTTTCGTCGGGCAATGAAAAATCATAGCCCGCATAAAAATCCAGCTCATAGTTCGGCGCACTGTCACCGGATGTTGTGCCCACAACAGTTGGCTGCCCCGTGACTGGGTCGCGTACTATTGTCCCGATCACATCTTGGGCACCATTATCCCAATCGATGTTCGACGCCCAGGTGCCGGCATAAAAACCGCTCTCATGGGCGGCGTCCACACCACCCTGCACGGCTGCGCCGTCACTGGTCTGTGTGACACCGCGCCACATGTAATTTGAAACAGCACCGATATTGGCACTGAACGACCAAGGCCCTTGCGCGAGCGCGACACTGGTTCCGGCCAGGGACAGCGCGACCGCGGCTGCCAGACTGCTAAGTTGACGCTGCGACCTCTTGGTCGCTTTGGTGTTTGTCATGGCAATGTTCTTCATGCGCTTCTCATCCTTCATTTGTTTGCGAGTGAGACTGAATGGGCACTAGGCTCCGCTTTGAGCTCCGCAAAACGGGAGCAGTTGAACCTCGACCACCTCACTAGCAGGACGCATGCCAGCCGCAAATGTTACGAAAAGACAACGGTTTTACGCATTTGTTGCAAAAATACATCACCATAATGCACCACAACCGTGCATCAAATGCGTGCAAGCAGGCTATTAGCGCACCAATCAGGTGCACCAATCCCCGGCGACGCGACACCTGATCAGGCTCTATAATGGACGGTATTTCCTTTACCAAGAACAGGTAGACGCGATATGTTGGACCCGAAACAACTCGATGACCTCGCCCGCCGTCTTAGCGCCGCGATGCCTAAAGGCGTGCAGGTGTTGCAAGAAGACCTACAGCGCAGCATGCGCGCAACGCTGGAGGCGGGCCTGAGTCGGCTCGACCTGGTCACCCGTGAGGAGTTCGACATCCAGGCTGCGGTGCTGGCGCGCTCTCGCGCCAAACTCGAAGCGCTCGAGGCGCGCGTGGCCGAACTCGAGGAAGCGGCGCGCGCCGCCCGGACCTGAGCCGTCGCCGCGCAATGGCCCGTCGCTCCTCAGCAAAATCGCCGAAACACCGCGACTGATCGGCAAGCAAGCGGCACGTGGGTCTCTGCATTCTCCATAGCCGTGCGCCCTATGGCATTCAGGCACTCGAGGTGATTGTCGAGGTGCAGACCGCCGGCGGGCTGCCTGCCCTTTCCATCGTCGGGCTGCCGGAGATGGCTGTGCGCGAGAGCAAGGACCGCGTGCGCGGCGCGCTGCGTAGTGGCAGCTTTCAGTTTCCGGACGGTCGCGTGACCATCAATCTGGCACCCGCGGATTTGCCCAAGGAGGGTGGCCGTTTCGATCTGCCCATCGCGCTCGGCATTCTCGGCGCCTCCGGTCAGCTGCAGCCCGAGACCATTGCTGAGCATGAGTTCGTCGGCGAACTGGCCTTGTCTGGCGCCCTGCGGCCGGTTTCTGGCGTGCTGCCCTCGGCGCTGGCCGCGCGCGACGCCGGGCGCACCCTGGTGCTACCCGCCGAGAACGCCGATGAGGCCAGCCTGGTCCGCGGCCTGCGCATCCTGCCTGCCCGCCATCTGCTCGAGATCTGCCATCATCTCAATCAGCTCGAGCCGCTCGCGCCTTACCAGCCGCAACCTGTCTCGACCACAGACAAGTCCCCGCTGGCGGATTTGGCGGAAGTTCGCGGTCAGCCCCAAGCCAAGCGCGCGCTCGAAATTGCCGCCGCCGGCGCGCACAGCCTGCTATTTATCGGCCCGCCCGGCACCGGCAAGTCGATGCTCGCCAGCCGCCTGCCAGGCATTCTGCCCCCATTGACGGAAGACGAAGCCCTGCAAACTGCAGCGGTGCGCTCGGTGGTAGGGCGCGACCAGCCTGATCGCAGTCGCTGGCGCGAGCGCCCTTTTCGTGCGCCCCATCACACCGCATCGGGCCCGGCGCTGGTCGGTGGTGGCAGTCACCCGCGCCCGGGAGAGATTTCCCTCGCCCACCACGGCGTGCTTTTTCTTGACGAGTTGCCGGAGTTCGACCGTCGGGTGCTGGAGGTACTACGCGAGCCTATGGAAACCGGGCGCATCCATATCTCGCGTGCCGCGCGCCAGGCGGAGTTCCCGGCGCGCTTTCAGCTGCTGGCGGCGATGAATCCCTGCCCCTGCGGCCACCTTGGAGACCCCAGCGGGCGCTGCCATTGCACTGCCGAGCAGGTCGCGCGCTATCGCGGCCGGATTTCAGGCCCGCTGCTCGATCGCATCGACATGCAGTTGGATGTCCCGAGACTCGCCCCAAGCGAGCTGACTGAGTCGTGCCCGCCGGGCGAATCCAGCACTGCGGTGCGCGAGCGCGTCTGTGCCGCGCGAGCCCGCGCCGAAGCGCGCAGCGGCGGCCCCAACAGCCACCTGCAACCGGCAGACATCGACCAGCACTGCCAACTCGACACGACCGGGCGCAAGCTGATCGGCACCGCCATGCAGCGCCTCGCGCTCTCGGCGCGCGCCTACCATCGGATTCTGAAACTCGCGCGCACCATTGCCGACCTTGATGACAGCGCGACCATCACCCCCGCCCACCTGAGCGAGGCCATCGGCTACCGCCGCCTCGATCGCGGTGACCTGGCGGATCAACACTTAAGCA
Above is a genomic segment from Thiorhodovibrio litoralis containing:
- a CDS encoding ammonium transporter, with amino-acid sequence MEEPIAHLAYALDTFYFLVSGALVMWMAAGFAMLEAGLVRAKNTAEILTKNVALFAISCIMYMLIGYGIMYPDGGNGVIPNIKWTFMFGGDHEVAAVLASEGETYYSGMSDFFFQVVFVATAMSIVSGAVAERMKLWAFLAFAVVMTGFIYPVQGYWKWGGGWLDGIGFNDFAGSGIVHLCGASAALAGVLLLGARKGKYGKDGSINAIPGSNLPLATLGTFILWLGWFGFNGGSELKISDIGEANAVAAVFVNTNMAAAGGLVLALITARIMFGKADLTMALNGALAGLVAITAEPLTPSPIAATLIGGVGGVIVVFAIVTMDKIRIDDPVGAISVHGVVGMWGLIAVALTNSEASFVAQFIGLFTILAWVFATSLLVWFLIKLAMGLRVSEEEEYEGVDIGECGLEAYPEFVGAGK
- a CDS encoding P-II family nitrogen regulator, translating into MKLVTAIIKPFKLDDVREALADIGVSGITVIEVKGFGRQKGHTELYRGAEYVVDFLPKIKVEIAVDDGLVDKVIEAVSNAARTGKIGDGKIFVFEVDQVIRIRTGETGPDAL
- a CDS encoding TorF family putative porin; protein product: MKNIAMTNTKATKRSQRQLSSLAAAVALSLAGTSVALAQGPWSFSANIGAVSNYMWRGVTQTSDGAAVQGGVDAAHESGFYAGTWASNIDWDNGAQDVIGTIVRDPVTGQPTVVGTTSGDSAPNYELDFYAGYDFSLPDENASLGINTIYYAYPDSPDDVDFWEIGISAGYDFGAAAISAGIQYTAWGGKANEDALYDSGDLYYSAGLDIPLPQDFSFGVFGGYYDFKNDKELYRENGFIKSATYDYWHWGASISKDAGDFGSFNLTYEQVDGDSTNEGDLYNQDPKVWVGWSKEF
- the ubiK gene encoding ubiquinone biosynthesis accessory factor UbiK; this encodes MLDPKQLDDLARRLSAAMPKGVQVLQEDLQRSMRATLEAGLSRLDLVTREEFDIQAAVLARSRAKLEALEARVAELEEAARAART
- a CDS encoding YifB family Mg chelatase-like AAA ATPase, yielding MGLCILHSRAPYGIQALEVIVEVQTAGGLPALSIVGLPEMAVRESKDRVRGALRSGSFQFPDGRVTINLAPADLPKEGGRFDLPIALGILGASGQLQPETIAEHEFVGELALSGALRPVSGVLPSALAARDAGRTLVLPAENADEASLVRGLRILPARHLLEICHHLNQLEPLAPYQPQPVSTTDKSPLADLAEVRGQPQAKRALEIAAAGAHSLLFIGPPGTGKSMLASRLPGILPPLTEDEALQTAAVRSVVGRDQPDRSRWRERPFRAPHHTASGPALVGGGSHPRPGEISLAHHGVLFLDELPEFDRRVLEVLREPMETGRIHISRAARQAEFPARFQLLAAMNPCPCGHLGDPSGRCHCTAEQVARYRGRISGPLLDRIDMQLDVPRLAPSELTESCPPGESSTAVRERVCAARARAEARSGGPNSHLQPADIDQHCQLDTTGRKLIGTAMQRLALSARAYHRILKLARTIADLDDSATITPAHLSEAIGYRRLDRGDLADQHLSRTQRP